The Salvelinus sp. IW2-2015 linkage group LG6.2, ASM291031v2, whole genome shotgun sequence genome window below encodes:
- the map7d3 gene encoding ensconsin isoform X4 yields MSPPLPYCHLLSQCRQVGRGRGAVGTASAQAQAEERRSLAGNSPVPASPATANTPPNTTAAKSPRPVIDGAALRIDDRLRVAKERREEADRQQAAKDSQILEREHKAKLQVARQMEERQKKLDEQRRKEEQRRSAVEEKRKQKQEEEKEHYEAVMRRTLERSQRVEQRQKRWSWGGLSESDNRSVDKRSTSTMNLKQLSEAGINKRLSSSSATLINSPDKSARVRSSSLNRLPRNDKIDLYTQPNKEGRKKLQVEQTGPSLKKRSSSLTRAGGGRTQTPSKLDKGTTDDQARKPLASPVDGGFLSRLLTPTQASLARSKSTAALSAEGGDAPECHLCPRSASASPLHPVQRGPLRSRSIDRQKSATLPTSASADQVDPSLKEKRFSSPGGKRPASPSNIAGRHRSPSPAPLPASKRTPSPSAKPSPRNRPPSPGGIKHRPSSPQFSSAKPPSPQPTSAKPPPIQRPALTPTGPPTLRKRDSKPKDLCPVQPVAPQSPEAPQTSTTPTPTHTTSSKTKDKDDKSMAGTNSAAEAAMILAENRRLAREKKEREEALRVLREEEEKLRKEEEKRLAEEARLKCLEEEKRLAEERKKKEEEDALMAEADRERLEVEEAVRQAELQKEREEAEAQAAIEAEKVRIERERVMAQNQQERMERKKRIEEIMKRTRKGDLEKRDYDEKDMQDEEGDEEGDEEETKDDESAQTGDVAMETDCMDEEGXGLTRSEPMGERREPLGSVNWKPEADDKENNNGTSAEEPLAVNSVPKGRLVEGSEFLNEDSNKLAPGLNGKPGPWSFEELIDLGVNSKGRPLIDAEGRNQGLIDCDGGPEGPRVAFEDKGIPVATLHPSSQPIEALSEM; encoded by the exons TCATTGATGGTGCTGCACTAAGGATAGACGACCGGCTTCGAGTGGcaaaagagagacgagaggaggccGATAGGCAGCAAG CTGCGAAGGACTCTCAGATCCTGGAGAGAGAGCATAAGGCCAAGCTGCAGGTGGCGCGTCAGATGGAGGAGCGCCAGAAGAAGCTGGACGAGCAGCGCAGGAAGGAGGAGCAGAGACGCTCGGCTGTGGAGGAGAAAAGGAAGCAGAAacaggaggaagagaag GAGCACTATGAGGCGGTGATGCGGCGGACCCTGGAGCGCAGCCAGAGAGTGGAGCAGAGGCAGAAGAGGTGGTCTTGGGGAGGACTCTCAGAATCAGACAACCGATCCG TTGACAAGCGCTCCACTTCCACCATGAACCTGAAACAGCTGTCTGAGGCTGGCATTAACAAGcgcctgtcctcctcctccgccaCCCTCATCAACTCTCCCGACAAAA GTGCTCGTGTGAGGAGTTCGTCATTGAACCGGTTGCCTAGAAATGACAAAATCGACYTATACACTCAGCCCAATAAGGAAGGCAGGAAAAAGCTTCAGGTGGAACAGACAG GACCCTCCCTGAAGAAGAGAAGCTCCTCCCTTACACGAGCGGGAGGGGGCAGAACGCAAACCCCCTCCAAGCTCGACAAGGGGACGACGGACGACCAAG CTCGCAAGCCCCTGGCGAGCCCCGTGGACGGAGGGTTCCTCAGTCGCCTGCTCACCCCCACCCAGGCCTCACTAGCTAGGAGCAAGAGCACCGCTGCCCTGTCGGCCGAAGGAGGCGATGCCCCAG AGTGTCACCTGTGTCCTCGCTCAGCCTCGGCCAGCCCCCTGCACCCGGTGCAGCGAGGACCCCTGCGCAGCCGCAGTATCGACCGGCAGAAGAGCGCCACCCTGCCTACCTCCGCCTCGGCAGACCAAGTGGACCCCTCACTG AAGGAGAAAAGGTTCTCGTCGCCCGGAGGGAAACGTCCCGCCTCGCCCTCCAACATCGCAGGACGCCACCGCtcgccctcccccgcccccctcccaGCGAGCAAGAGAACCCCCTCCCCAAGTGCAAA GCCAAGCCCACGTAACCGTCCCCCRTCACCTGGGGGTATCAAACATCGCCCCTCATCTCCTCAGTTTAGCTCGGCCAAGCCCCCGTCCCCCCAGCCCACCTCGGCCAAACCTCCACCCATCCAGAGACCGGCCCTCACCCCCACCGGCCCCCCAACCCTGCGGAAGAGGGACTCCAAGCCAAAGGACCTGTGTCCCGTCCAGCCTGTGGCGCCCCAGTCCCCAGAGGCTCCCCAGACCAGCACAACACCCACCCCTACTCATACCACCTCCAGTAAGACCAAAGACAAGGACG ACAAGTCCATGGCGGGCACCAACTCGGCTGCAGAGGCTGCCATGATCCTGGCCGAGAACCGTCGTCTGgcgagggagaagaaggagagggaggaggcacTCCGAgttctgagagaggaggaggagaa GCTGAGRAAGGAGGAGGAGAAACGCTTGGCTGAGGAGGCTCGGTTGAAAtgcctggaggaggagaagaggctggcggaggagaggaagaagaaagaggaggaggacgctCTTATGGCGgaggcagacagagaaagactgGAGGTAGAGGAGGCCGTGAGACAGGCTGAGCTACAGAAAGAG CGTGAAGAGGCGGAGGCACAGGCTGCAATTGAGGCAGAGAAGGTccgcattgagagagagagggtcatggCCCAGAACCAACAGGAACGCATGGAGAGGAAGAAG CGAATTGAGGAGATCATGAAGAGAACCAGAAAAGGGGACCTAGAAAAA AGAGATTATGATGAGAAAGACATGCAGGATGAGGAGGGAGACGAGGAGGGTGACGAAGAAGAAACCAAGG ACGACGAGTCAGCCCAGACCGGAGATGTCGCCATGGAGACGGACTGCATGGACGAGGAGGGGYGTGGCCTGACCCGCAGCGAGCCAATGGGAGAGCGTAGGGAGCCGCTGGGCAGCGTGAACTGGAAGCCAGAGGCGGACGACAAGGAGAACAACAACGGAACCAGCGCTGAGGAGCCCCTGGCTGTTAA tTCAGTGCCTAAGGGTCGCCTGGTAGAAGGCTCAGAGTTCCTGAACGAGGACTCTAACAAGCTGGCCCCGGGGCTCAACGGTAAGCCTGGCCCCTGGAGCTTCGAGGAGCTCATTGACCTGGGTGTCAACTCCAAGGGCCGGCCCCTCATCGATGCAGAGGGCCGCAACCAGGGYCTCATCGACTGTGACGGGGGTCCCGAGGGGCCCAGGGTGGCCTTCGAGGACAAGGGGATCCCCGTGgccaccctccacccctccagtCAG